In Mucilaginibacter auburnensis, the genomic stretch ATGCTCGAGATCAAACCGGCGCCGATATTGATCATAGAAGGACTGTTTATTATGCATTTTAAAGGCATTGCCGAGTTAATGGATATGAAAGTTTTTGTTGATGCAGATGAGGCTGTAGCCTTAGAGCGCCGATTGAAACGGGATCTGTTAGAGCGCGGCTATTCTAATGATGATGTAATGTATAAATGGATTCATCATGTTGTGCCGGCTTATAATGAATATTTATTGCCTTACAAGGAAGAGTGCCACAAGATCATCATCAACAACACCAATACTACCGAGAATATAGAAAAGGTGACAGAAGAAATATCTGTTGAGTTAAGAAGAACGGTATTCGGCGAGTAATGCTTAAATACCTTCCTTAACGCTTCTAAATGGCTTTTCCGGATCGTCAATGCTGTACATGGTAAGTATACTGTCTTTTACTGTCATGTAATCGCCACGCTGGCTTACTATCAGCTTTTGTATGCCATTGTGTGTTATGGCCATCGGTTGTATTTTTGATACAATATTTCCGTCAGCATCCATTTCAATAATATAGTATTGTCCGTCTTTTTTGTCATCGTAAATTATACTGATGGTACCGGCGGCATCATCAATAAATTTTCCTAAAACCGGTTTGCCTGCCATTTCAGACGGGCTTAACGATAAAAGGTGTTTTGCGGCCTCAGGGGTAAAGCCTATAAGCTGAAAGTTCAATATCTTATTATCATAATCGCGTACAGTATCTTTAGCGGTTACAATTCCTGGCTTAGGGTAACCAGCCATAGCATAAACGATTATGCCACCTGAATTTTTGTAGCTGTTACCCGGCAACAAAAATTGTAAATCAAGCGCCTCATAATGTGAACTGTCATTTCGGATGTTGCCGGCAATGTCCAACATTTGTTGCCTCGTCAATCTGCCCTTCAACTGTACATCCATTTTAGCGCCTTCAGGTGTTTTTGCTACGTTGGTTATGCTGTAAGGTTCGGTTGGTTTGTTTGAACTACAGGCAGATAAAACAACTAATAAAGCAAAAAGTACCTTTTTCATATCAATACATCACAATTGGTGCAGGCGCAAATATATCCTTTAAAAAAGGCACGGCCAATAAAACGTGTAATTGATTGGTCTGCTACGACTTAAGATTAAGTTTGGCAAAAAAGTCCCACAGCACTATACCTGCAGATACCACGATATTAAAGGAATGTTTTGTGCCGAATTGTGGTATCTCAATACAGCCATCAGCTTTACTCATTACTTCATCGCTTACACCATTAACCTCGTTGCCAAATACAAGGGCATATTTCTCGCCTTCAACCGGAATAAATTCGTTAAGCATGGTGCTGCTTTCGGCTTGCTCAATGGCTATAACT encodes the following:
- a CDS encoding uridine kinase family protein — its product is MSKPYIIGIAGGSGSGKTFFLNRFLDHFTTDEVCLVSQDDYYIPVAHNMTPEENKLYNFDLPRTIDADAFERDVQQLINGKVIYKKEYTFNNPNATPKMLEIKPAPILIIEGLFIMHFKGIAELMDMKVFVDADEAVALERRLKRDLLERGYSNDDVMYKWIHHVVPAYNEYLLPYKEECHKIIINNTNTTENIEKVTEEISVELRRTVFGE